From Bacteroidales bacterium:
GATATTTTAGATGTAGTTGGATTTTATAATTTTCAAGGCAAGGAGATAGGTGATACTGCACCAACAGGAGTTTCACCAACTTCTGCTAATCCTAAAAGAAGTGCAATTAAAGAGGTAAAGAAAGGTGATGTTTATGAATTGAAAAGTTATGTGACTTCTGCTGTAAAAGGAGCATCATATACTTGGGTGTTAACCAATTCTGATAGAAAAATCATAAATAAACCAGAGGCACTCAATACTTTTGACCAGTTAAAAGGAGTAATGATCAATGTAGAGGAAGATGGATATTTATATTTATGTTGTAATGAAGAGTATTTAGATTCTTTTTCTCTTACATTGTACTCTAAACAGTTAGAACTTAACTTAAGAATAGAGGAATTAGAAACAAAAATCCCAAAAATAAAACCAACAAATAATGTAGGTTTCTATATGCCTAATAAAAAGGTCTTATTGAGTGGAGCTTCAATATCTCAATATAATGGATATTTTGAATATGCTATGGAGGAGTTGGGATTGAGTTATACGAATATAAGTGTAGCGGGTACGAATATATTTCATCTATGTTATAATTTATATAGTGCAGGTAAGAATTATAACGATGTTGATATTCTTATAACTTCTCACATTCACAATTTTGATGTTTACTCATTACCTAAACATTTAGAAAATTATACTTCTTTAGATTATGAGAATGATGAAGTGTTAGGAGATTACATAAAAACTAGTAATTATTATACTGGCACGTTAGCTCCAATAGAAGGAGTATATACCTCTGATGAGTTGTATGCAATAGGTTATGATTATGCAATAAAGAAGTGGAACGAGTTGTGTTATAACTTAAAAGATACTGAGGGGTATGATTCAAAATTAGGAAAACCTTGTCAAATAATATTATATACCTATTGGCACGATGCCCGAACTATATTTAATACTGCAATTCGGAAGTTGGCAAATAAGTGGGGATTGCCTTTGATAAAAGATGATGAAAATATAGGCTTCTCAAAAGATAAGCTACATCCAATAACTAAAAGGCAATATTCATTATTGCATTGCAAAGGTTATCCATGGGGACAAATAAATGAATATATTGATGGTGTTGAATATGGACTACATCCAACAGGAATTGCTATTGATGAGTGGAGCAACTTCTTATCTGCTTCTAAGGAAGAGAAACTTGCCATGTTGCCATATATACAAATTAAACGAGCATCAATTTTAATAGATTTTATCAAAACTGGAGCAATAAAGAATGAACTTATAGAGATTGATGATACGTTTAATATAAATAACTACACAACGCAAGGTGTTTATTATATATGTGGAGAGAGAACGTTAAACACAGACAATTTACCTATAATGAACGCATCGCCTGGTCACTCCATAAGCGGACAATTAACTGTGTTAGATGCCTCGTTGAGTAATTCAGAGCAATGTATCACGCAATATCTTAAACTCACAAACCGATTGGGCAGTGAGGGTAAGGAGTATATTCGTACCTACAACAAATACTCAAACGGAGGTGAGGGTTGGAGTGCTTGGCGAGAGTTGAAGCAGACAACAAATCTTAATCAAATAAGTGATGCTGAGTTAAAGAATTACACCGAGAATGGAATCTATGAGGGAGTAATTGTTGGTGCTATTAGCAGTTTAAATAATATTACAAACGTTATTGAAAATTTTCTTTCTACTGCCTCAACGAGTGGTGGTGCAGGGGATATTCCAACTGGAACTCTCTTTACAATGGATGTATTGAATAACTATGCAGTTGTTCAGAAAGTAGAAGAATGGGGCTTCGGTGTTATTCCTCGCAGTGTAACGCAACGGGCAAAAGCATTGCTTATTACAGGGCAGTATGTTGAGATACAAAGAACATTGCAAGGAGATGTTTGGAGTGGTTGGAAAATGATTAATGCCTTGTAGTGATGACTACATTGAATGAGATAGCAACAATTGTAACGGCCATTGGAGGAGTTGAGTTGATTAAGTGGGTGGTAACGTGGATTGCCACTCGCAAATCAACTCAAAAAAAAGTACACGAGGAGGCTGAAGCATTACAAATAGGGAATGAACAGAGGAGGGTTGATTGGTTGGAGAAGCGAATCTGTGAACGCGATTCAAAAATAGACTCGCTCTATATTGAGTTACGTGCCGAGCAACAAAAAAGATTAGAGGAGATATACAGCAGGCACGAACTTGAACTCAAATTAAAAGAGAGCGAAGTTAAGCGATGTGATATAAGAAAATGCACCAACCGAAAACCTCCAAGTGATTATTAAAAAAAAAGGTAGTTATGAAATTAGAGATAAAAAGAAAAATATCAGGAAAGAACTATACAATAGGAGCATTGTATATTGATGGCAAATATTTTTGCGATACACTTGAAGACCGAGTTGTAGATATTGATAAGAGTGGAGCATTTGAAGGAGAAGAGAAGAAAGAGCCAGGAAAAAGTGCAATTCCATACGGTGAGTATAAAGTAGTTGTAAATCGCTCTCCAAAGTTTGGCAGGGAGTTGCCCAGACTGTTGGATGTTCCTCACTTTGAGGGGATATTAATACATCGAGGCAACAGTGCATCTGATACTTCAGGTTGTATCTTGGTGGGAGAAAATAGCACACGTGGCAGATTATCCAACTCCTCAATCTACGAAGAGATTTTAGTTATAGAGTGTAAGGGTGCAATAAAGCGAGGAGAAACAATAACATTAAATATTGTGCAAGATGAGTAGGAGTATATATTTGATTATATCATTAACTATACTCACACTGTTTTTACTTTCGGTAGTATCATGTAACACACCACGCCGTTGCGAAGTTTCGCAAGTTGATACAATATATGTTGAGCGAGTAGTTGAACGTGAGTTGTTAGTGTATGATAGCATTGAAATTAATAGTACAAAAGTTGAGTATCTCCCCGATTCGGTCGGGAGTTGGAAACCATCAAAGATGACTGTGGAGAAAACAGTTCAAAACCGATTGCAAACAACTAACGAAGAGCAGATAATAACAGAGAGTGTTGATGTAAAGAGTGATAAAAAGATAGTGAGTAATAAGCCTCAAACCTCTAAACTAAAATGGTTTGTAATAGGATTCTTTGTTGCAGTGGTTGTGCTGATAATAGTCAAACGATAAACAAGATGAAACAAATATACCCTTGACACGTGTCAAGGGTATATTTATATATAATATGTAAAACTGATATTATCTGATTTTAAAGAAATAAGTAATAGTTCCGTTTTGATTATTGGTGCCTTTGATTGATTCAAACTTTGCTCTTTTAGCAGCACTTTCGGCTCTGTTTCTAATATACTCAGATGAAGCCACGCTTGGGTCGCTAAGTTTAGGATTTGTAGATGCGGCAATCACCTTACCCGCAGGGCTGACAGTAATATTTACAACAAGTTTACCCTCAACATTACTCCTGTCATATTCAGGAATAGGCAACTTTTCACCTTTGGCAAATCCTCTGCCACCAAGATCCCAGATACCATATCCTGCATTTCCGCTCTCAGCACCATCTTCAGAGTTTCCGTTTGGCGAACCTTTGCTCTCAGCACCATCAGTAGATGATGAAGAAGAGAATATACCCGAAACAAGCGAGTTTATACGTTCAGCCTCTTTACGCTCAGCCTCCTCTTTGGCTTTGCGTTCAGCCTCTCTGCGTTGCTCCTCTTCGCGTTTTTTCTTCTCCTCCTCTTCCGAAGCAATAGTCTGCTCGTCACTATCCTGAGTTATCTCTTCGGTTGAAGATACAACCTTTGGAGGGGTATATCCGGCAGGTGGTGCGGTAACAATCTCGTAGTTAGTTCCGTAAGCCACCAATATACCACCACCCTCATCAGTAGCAGGTGATAATAGTTTTGTAAAAAAGAGAATAAGAATTATGGCAATATGAAAAATCAGAGTGCCTGTAATGCCTAAAATCTTATCTTTTTTTTCGTGGTTATTCATTTTCAACAAGAGAGATTAAAACTATTTTTTTACGGGTTGAGTAGCCAACACCATCTTAACACCCTTCTCGGCACCAATGCCAAGAACTCTTACCACTTCGCCATATTCGATGCTCTTATCGGCATTAATCGAAACAAACACTTCTCCCTCCTCTGCAACAAGAGCATCTAACATATCGCCCAACTGCTCGGGTGCAATCTCTGTGGGAGCCTTATTACCTTTGGCAAAGTAGTATCTGTTATCCTTATCAATCGTAACTCTTGCCGACGCAGTATTTGTAACTTGGTTTTTGCTTTGAGGTAACATAACCTTAATAGCATTTGGGAACATTGCGGTAGAAGTCACCATAAAAAATATAAGCAACAAGAATATAACGTCGGTCATTGACGCCATACTAAAAGAAGCATCAATATTATGTCTGCGTTTAAAAGCCATATTCTATTTTTGAGCAGGTTCGTTTAAAAGGTCCATAAACTCCATAGTCTTTGACTCAAGGTCTCTCACCACTCCGTCAACCCTTGCAACAAGGTAGTTGTAAGCAAACAGAGCAATAATACCCACTACCAAACCAGCAACGGTAGTAACAAGAGCCTCGTAGATACCTCCCGAAAGAGTAGAAATATCGGCACTACCACCAGCCTCAGCCATATTAAAGAAAGCTCTGACCATACCAGAAACAGTACCCAAGAACCCAATCATAGGGGCTCCTGCTGCAGTAGTTGCTAACCAAGGGAAGTTCTTCTCCAATTTAGCAATCTCAATATTACCGGTGTTTTCAATAGCAACAAGTACATCGTTCATAGGACGTCCCAAGCGAGAGATACCCTTCTCAATCAAGCGGGCATAAGGCGTGTCTGTCTTTTTGCAAAGGTTACGAGCCGATGCTATATCACCCTCGTGAATATAATCCTTAATACGAGCCATAAAAGTGTTATCTGCTTTTGCAGCCTTTCTTATAGCACTCCAACGCTCAAAAAATACATAAATAGCCATTATCGATAACAATAGAAGAGGAATCATAATGATACCACCTTTTAATGTTAAGGCTAATAGGTCTAACTCTTTTGTAGTCTCTTCTGCAATACCCTCCACTACGGGATCAGTTGCAACTTGTGCCAAAATGGTTGTTAAAATATTCATAGAATAAGAATTGTGTTTATCTAAGTTTATATATTAAAATCCTAATTTCTGTAACCTTTGACAGATAACACCTCAATAGGTTTAAATCCTATTTTGTTACTATCAGTTGTGCTTTGTATTGTTTAATAGTCTCCTCCAATCCCAAATAAAGAGCATCGCAGATAAGAGCGTGTCCGATAGAAACCTCTTTAAGCCAAGGAATATTATCTGCAAAGTATGCAAGATTTTCAAGACTTAAATCGTGTCCGGCATTAAGCCCTAATCCAAGCGAACGAGCCTTTTGAGCCGCAACAATAAAAGGAGCAATAGCCTCCTCTCTGTTTTTGCTATAATTTGTAGCGTAAGGCTCAGTATATAACTCCACTCTATCGGCATCACATTTTGCAGCCCACTCAATCATCTCCTCATCAGCATCAACAAATATTGAAGTTCTGATACCGGCATTTTTAAATTTAGCAACCACCTCCGAAAGGAATTCAAAGTTATCGCGAGTGTTCCAGCCAGCATTAGAGGTAATAGCATCGGGACTGTCAGGTACAAGAGTAACCTGAGCAGGGCGAACTTGTAAAACCTTTTCAATAAACTTGGGACAAGGATTACCCTCTATGTTAAACTCTGTTTTAAGAGCAGGAGCCAGCACGTCAAGGTCGGCATATCTAATGTGACGCTCATCGGGGCGTGGATGCACGGTAATACCATCGGCACCAAAAGCCTCGCAGTCGATAGCAGTTTGAAGAATATTTGGTCGATTACCCCCGCGAGCATTTCTGATAGAGGCAACCTTATTTATATTTACACTTAATTTAATCATATATATTTGTTATTAATTCTTAATTAATTTGCTTTACAATTAACGGAAAGCATATAAAAATTTATCAATTTAAATTATTTCTGTAACTTTGCACAAAGTTACTACAATTTATTCGTATATTAAAATAATGAAAATAGCCCTTTTCGGAAATAGTTATCAACGCTCTAAGAGTGAGCATATAGTTACACTTTTTGAGGCACTGCAAAAATACGAAGTTAGCCTTTTTGTAGAGCAAAACTATTATGATTTTCTTAAAGAACAATCAATAGAACTATATACTGCAACACCCTTTACAACCATAGATGATAACATTGATATAGTAATAAGTGTTGGCGGAGATGGAACATTTTTACGTACAGCCGAGAATGTGGCAGAGAAAAATATACCCATATTGGGAATAAATGCAGGACGTTTAGGTTTTCTTGCCGATGTTTCAAAAGAGGAGATAATAAATGTCGTAGATGAGTTATTCTCAGGTAATTATAAAGTAGAAGAGCGAACAATGTTGCAAGTAGAGATAGAGTCACTTTCGCTTGATTTCGCCCCATACGCCCTAAACGAAGTGGCAGTGCTAAAACAAGACTCATCATCAATGATTACCATATCGGCAACCTTTGGCGAGGAGTTTTTGAATAGTTACCAAGCCGATGGCTTGATAATTGCAACACCAACAGGCTCAACAGGCTATGCCTTAAGTGTTGGAGGTCCTGTGTTAATGCCTGAGACATCCGATTTTGTAATAGCGCCCGTAGCACCACACACCCTTAATGTGCGTCCGTTGGTAGTGCCTGATAACAAAACAATAACACTGTCGGTTGATAGCAGAACAGGAAACTGCCTTCTTGCTCTTGACGGAAGGTCGTTGGTAATACCATGTGATAAGGAGATAACACTGCGTAAAGCACCCTTTAAAACATTGGTAGTAAAACGCAATAACCACACCTTTGTATTAACCCTCCGTAACAAACTGATGTGGGGAGCAGACAGTAGAAATGTGTAGTAACAACTATGCCCGAAATATTTATACAAGACAGTGAATTTGGCTTAATAAAGGTATGCTGTAACATACGAGCCAAAAGATTAATATTCAGGGTAAAAGATGGTGTGTTGCAAGTAACGGTACCTTATAAAACTGAGGCAAAGGTTATAGAAGAGAGCATACAAAGAAAACGCACTGCAATTCGGGGATTGTTCGCAAAAACCACCGCAAATATATTACGAGCAGGAGATGAAATAGCAACAAGAGTTGTACCAATTCGCATATATTCGCATAACCTCTCAAAACTCCTCTTTACGTTAAAAGATAACACCCTTAATGTGTTTGTGCCACAGAGTGCTGAAATTGAGACAGTATCAATTCAGAAAAGAATAAAGCAGGGAATAATAACAATATTAAAGAGGGTAGCAGAGCCATATCTTCACGCACGTTTAGATGCGTTGGCAAAGGCAAAAGGAGTTAAATATAACAAACTTACAATCTCTACGGCACTCACACGAATGGGATCGTGCAGTGTAAAAAAAAATATATCACTTTCGGCCTATCTGATTTTTTATCCTCAACATCTTGTTGATTATGTAATACTGCATGAGTTGGCACACCTTACAGAGATGAATCACAGTCCTCAATTTCACGCATTATGTAACTTCTATTGTGGTGGCAAAGAACGAGAGTTGGAACAAGAGTTTAAACAATTCAGAATTCCATTATAAAATAACTGTAAAAAGTAACGAGGAGACAAAGATATAAGCATATATGATTCATTGGGTAGAACGCTCCTCGCCCCAACCACTCTGCGGAAGAGAGGGGAGCAACATATACTCAAATAGAGTTTTCCTCAACCCTTAAAGGAGTAATAATGGTAAGGTTAATAATGAGGTTGTAAAGGTTATTGCTAATTAATGGAATAAAATGTTAGTGCATAATTTTGTAATTACGAGATAATTATATATCTTTGTAACGTAAACAAAGGTGGAGGGGGCAAGCAAGCCCCCTCGCTTTTTATCCCAAAATAAACGTATTAACTATATGATTAACGCAAAAGAGATTGAAAATAAGGTAGTTGAACTACTTGGAGATGGTACTTCGTTTTTGGTTGGAGTAACTGTTTCGCCCGATAATACAATAGTTGTTACCATTGATGATGATGACCGTGTAGATATAGAGTTCTGCGAAAAACTGCATCGGGATATTGAGGCTGCTTTTGACAGAGAGGTTGAAGATTACTCGCTCGAAGTTGGCTCAGCAGGATTAACTTCGCCTTTACAATTACCACGCCAGTACAAAAAGAGTATAGGCGGTGAGGTAGAGGTTTTAACCAAAGTAGGGCAAAAATTCTATGCAACACTATCGGCTGCCGATGATGAGGGATTTACTGTTGAGGTGACAAAAAAGATAAAACCCGAAGGTGCAAAGCGAAAAATTGAGGTAGTAGAGAAGGAGCGTTACCTATACACTGAAGTTAAATACGTAAAAAATGTGATAACATTTTAACTCATATATAACACTAAAAAAATAATAATTAAAAACAGATATAAAAATGGCAAAGAAAGAGATTGTAAACACAATGATTGAGACGTTCTCAGAGTTCAAACTTTTGAAGAACATTGACAGAACAACACTTGTAAGTGTTTTGGAAGAGTCGTTCCGTAACGTACTTGCAAAAATGTATGGTACAGACGAAAACCTTGATGTTATTGTAAACCCTGACAAAGGTGACTGCGAGATTTGGCGTAACCGTGAGGTTGTTGCAGACGGAGAAATTACAGATGCAAATCTACAAATATCTCTTTCTGATGCTAAAAAAATAGATTCATCATACGAAATTGGCGAAGAGGTAGCCGAGGAGGTATTGTTCTCAGACTTTGACCGCCGTACAATTTTGAACTTACGTCAAACGCTTGCTTCAAAAATTCTTGAACTTCAAAAAGATGCAATTTACAATATCTACAAAAACAAAGTAGGTGAGATAGTATCAGGAGAGGTTTACCAAATCTGGAAGAAAGAGATTCTTTTAATTGACGATGAAGGAAACGAGTTGATTATGCCACGTGAGGAGCAAATCCCTAACGAGTTCTTCCACAAAGGAGATACAGTACGTGCGGTAGTTGCTCGTGTTGACAACATAAACAATACCCCAAAAATTATAGTATCTCGTACATCAGAGATGTTCCTGAAACGTTTGTTTGAATTGGAAGTTCCCGAAATTCACGACGGACTTATCACAATTCACCGAGTAGCACGTATACCCGGATTTAGAGCAAAAATAGCGGTAGAGTCATACGATGAGCGTATCGATCCAGTAGGAGCATGTGTTGGAGTAAAAGGTTCTCGTATTCACGGTATAGTTCGTGAGTTGTGTAACGAGAATATTGATGTTATCAACTACACTAAAAACACAATGCTATTCATCCAAAGAGCATTGGCCCCAGCAAAAGTATCAACATCAGCAATTCGTGTTGATGAAGAGAATATGAAAGCAGAGGTGTTGTTGCGTCCCGATGATATGGCGTTGGCAATCGGAAAAGATGGATACAACATTCGCCTTGCAATGAAACTTACAGGATATGATATTGAGGTATTCCGCGATACAGTTGAAGCAGGAGAAGAGGATATCTACCTTGATGAGTTTAACGATGAAATAGAGGAGTGGATAATTGACCAATTAAAATCAATCGGTTGCAATACAGCAAAAGATGTATTGGGAAGATCTAACGAAGAGTTGCTTGAAAGAACAGATCTTGAAGAGGAGGCAATAGATGAAATCAAAGCCATCCTTGCAGCAGAGTTTGAGTAATAGAAGTTTTTTATTACCAAAAGTAAAAACAATTTAAGTAACTTATTAGAAAAAAGAGAAAGACTATATGATAAGATTAAATAAAGTAGCACGAGACCTCAACGTAGGTATTCAGACATTAATCGATTTTTTGCAGAAGAATGGCTATGCTGATGAGACATTTACACCAAATACTCAAATCTCAGATGACCAATACGCTCTTTTGCAAAAAGAGTTTAATGCTGATAAAAGCGTAAAAGAGGGTGCAGACAAGATGTCTCAAGTGCGTCATCATAAAGAGAAACCAGTTCAACGAAAAGTAGAGCAAGAGCCAGAACTTGT
This genomic window contains:
- a CDS encoding DUF5040 domain-containing protein codes for the protein DILDVVGFYNFQGKEIGDTAPTGVSPTSANPKRSAIKEVKKGDVYELKSYVTSAVKGASYTWVLTNSDRKIINKPEALNTFDQLKGVMINVEEDGYLYLCCNEEYLDSFSLTLYSKQLELNLRIEELETKIPKIKPTNNVGFYMPNKKVLLSGASISQYNGYFEYAMEELGLSYTNISVAGTNIFHLCYNLYSAGKNYNDVDILITSHIHNFDVYSLPKHLENYTSLDYENDEVLGDYIKTSNYYTGTLAPIEGVYTSDELYAIGYDYAIKKWNELCYNLKDTEGYDSKLGKPCQIILYTYWHDARTIFNTAIRKLANKWGLPLIKDDENIGFSKDKLHPITKRQYSLLHCKGYPWGQINEYIDGVEYGLHPTGIAIDEWSNFLSASKEEKLAMLPYIQIKRASILIDFIKTGAIKNELIEIDDTFNINNYTTQGVYYICGERTLNTDNLPIMNASPGHSISGQLTVLDASLSNSEQCITQYLKLTNRLGSEGKEYIRTYNKYSNGGEGWSAWRELKQTTNLNQISDAELKNYTENGIYEGVIVGAISSLNNITNVIENFLSTASTSGGAGDIPTGTLFTMDVLNNYAVVQKVEEWGFGVIPRSVTQRAKALLITGQYVEIQRTLQGDVWSGWKMINAL
- a CDS encoding energy transducer TonB, whose product is MNNHEKKDKILGITGTLIFHIAIILILFFTKLLSPATDEGGGILVAYGTNYEIVTAPPAGYTPPKVVSSTEEITQDSDEQTIASEEEEKKKREEEQRREAERKAKEEAERKEAERINSLVSGIFSSSSSTDGAESKGSPNGNSEDGAESGNAGYGIWDLGGRGFAKGEKLPIPEYDRSNVEGKLVVNITVSPAGKVIAASTNPKLSDPSVASSEYIRNRAESAAKRAKFESIKGTNNQNGTITYFFKIR
- a CDS encoding biopolymer transporter ExbD; amino-acid sequence: MAFKRRHNIDASFSMASMTDVIFLLLIFFMVTSTAMFPNAIKVMLPQSKNQVTNTASARVTIDKDNRYYFAKGNKAPTEIAPEQLGDMLDALVAEEGEVFVSINADKSIEYGEVVRVLGIGAEKGVKMVLATQPVKK
- a CDS encoding DUF45 domain-containing protein; the encoded protein is MPEIFIQDSEFGLIKVCCNIRAKRLIFRVKDGVLQVTVPYKTEAKVIEESIQRKRTAIRGLFAKTTANILRAGDEIATRVVPIRIYSHNLSKLLFTLKDNTLNVFVPQSAEIETVSIQKRIKQGIITILKRVAEPYLHARLDALAKAKGVKYNKLTISTALTRMGSCSVKKNISLSAYLIFYPQHLVDYVILHELAHLTEMNHSPQFHALCNFYCGGKERELEQEFKQFRIPL
- a CDS encoding pyridoxine 5'-phosphate synthase; this encodes MIKLSVNINKVASIRNARGGNRPNILQTAIDCEAFGADGITVHPRPDERHIRYADLDVLAPALKTEFNIEGNPCPKFIEKVLQVRPAQVTLVPDSPDAITSNAGWNTRDNFEFLSEVVAKFKNAGIRTSIFVDADEEMIEWAAKCDADRVELYTEPYATNYSKNREEAIAPFIVAAQKARSLGLGLNAGHDLSLENLAYFADNIPWLKEVSIGHALICDALYLGLEETIKQYKAQLIVTK
- the rimP gene encoding ribosome assembly cofactor RimP; translation: MINAKEIENKVVELLGDGTSFLVGVTVSPDNTIVVTIDDDDRVDIEFCEKLHRDIEAAFDREVEDYSLEVGSAGLTSPLQLPRQYKKSIGGEVEVLTKVGQKFYATLSAADDEGFTVEVTKKIKPEGAKRKIEVVEKERYLYTEVKYVKNVITF
- a CDS encoding MotA/TolQ/ExbB proton channel family protein — translated: MNILTTILAQVATDPVVEGIAEETTKELDLLALTLKGGIIMIPLLLLSIMAIYVFFERWSAIRKAAKADNTFMARIKDYIHEGDIASARNLCKKTDTPYARLIEKGISRLGRPMNDVLVAIENTGNIEIAKLEKNFPWLATTAAGAPMIGFLGTVSGMVRAFFNMAEAGGSADISTLSGGIYEALVTTVAGLVVGIIALFAYNYLVARVDGVVRDLESKTMEFMDLLNEPAQK
- the nusA gene encoding transcription termination/antitermination protein NusA gives rise to the protein MAKKEIVNTMIETFSEFKLLKNIDRTTLVSVLEESFRNVLAKMYGTDENLDVIVNPDKGDCEIWRNREVVADGEITDANLQISLSDAKKIDSSYEIGEEVAEEVLFSDFDRRTILNLRQTLASKILELQKDAIYNIYKNKVGEIVSGEVYQIWKKEILLIDDEGNELIMPREEQIPNEFFHKGDTVRAVVARVDNINNTPKIIVSRTSEMFLKRLFELEVPEIHDGLITIHRVARIPGFRAKIAVESYDERIDPVGACVGVKGSRIHGIVRELCNENIDVINYTKNTMLFIQRALAPAKVSTSAIRVDEENMKAEVLLRPDDMALAIGKDGYNIRLAMKLTGYDIEVFRDTVEAGEEDIYLDEFNDEIEEWIIDQLKSIGCNTAKDVLGRSNEELLERTDLEEEAIDEIKAILAAEFE
- a CDS encoding NAD kinase, which encodes MKIALFGNSYQRSKSEHIVTLFEALQKYEVSLFVEQNYYDFLKEQSIELYTATPFTTIDDNIDIVISVGGDGTFLRTAENVAEKNIPILGINAGRLGFLADVSKEEIINVVDELFSGNYKVEERTMLQVEIESLSLDFAPYALNEVAVLKQDSSSMITISATFGEEFLNSYQADGLIIATPTGSTGYALSVGGPVLMPETSDFVIAPVAPHTLNVRPLVVPDNKTITLSVDSRTGNCLLALDGRSLVIPCDKEITLRKAPFKTLVVKRNNHTFVLTLRNKLMWGADSRNV